The Elgaria multicarinata webbii isolate HBS135686 ecotype San Diego chromosome 4, rElgMul1.1.pri, whole genome shotgun sequence genome contains a region encoding:
- the LOC134398243 gene encoding uncharacterized protein LOC134398243, with protein sequence MLPDEDRDDLCAAIAMLILLLSEYQRLRAQVAARRRQLREQLGRWLLRRSKLRAALCRTRLAMLAAYGDYVRETRRRFWVRPRSKDWWENFVLKEWDDEQWLSHFRMSRGTFFEIVEELRPHLDRRLTVMRRPIPVEKRLAITLWRLATPCVYRTTAEQFGVGCSTAAQIVLEVCFAMEVTLLSRTVKIGNVAEIMHGFGELGFPHCVGAVDGSHIPLQSPIHQASEYINRKDEYSMILQGTCDHKGRFINVEIGWSGKNHDAYVFANSGLCETMDAGVFVPTHPTIRLHGQQIPPLIIADGAYPLREWLMKPYGGALTPQQAHFNRCLRRARLVVEQAFGRLKGRWRSIGVRLELAEENIPSVISACVILHNICETKGHAMLVEAAEHNSVELATLGEPYVNEANRHTREGHKGFNVPASGLCARRSLLQLRRSSTQQRRAVGREAPLLRRPPQSNLPAAHPPHHLVMELLWL encoded by the exons atgctccctgacgaggaccgtgacgatctttgcgcggccatagccatgctgatcttgcttctgtcggagtatcagcgcctccgtgcacaggtggctgccaggcggcggcagttgcgggaacaactggggaggtggctactccgccgcagcaagctgcgggccgccctctgccgaacgaggctagccatgctggccgcgtatggcgactacgtccgcgagacacgccgccgcttctgggtccggccgaggagcaaggactggtgggagaactttgtcctgaaggagtgggacgatgagcaatggctgagccatttccgcatgagcaggggcaccttttttgaaatcgtggaggagttgcggccgcatctggacaggaggttgactgtcatgcgtagacctatcccagtggagaaacgcctagccatcaccctatggaggctggctaccccttgcgtctacaggaccacagcagagcagttcggggtaggctgctctacggcggcacaaatagtcctggaggtgtgctttgccatggaagtgaccctcctatctcgtacagtcaagattgggaacgtggcagag atcatgcatggttttggggagctggggttccctcattgtgtgggcgcggtggatggcagccatattcctctccaatctccgatacaccaagcctcagaatacataaacaggaaggatgagtactccatgattctgcaggggacctgcgaccacaaggggcggttcatcaatgtggaaataggatggagcggcaagaaccatgatgcctatgtctttgccaactcaggcctctgtgagacgatggatgcaggtgtcttcgtgcctacccatccaacaatcagattgcacggccagcagattccacccctcattattgcggatggcgcgtaccctttgcgtgagtggttgatgaaaccctatggtggggcactcactccacagcaagcccacttcaaccgctgtcttaggcgagcacgccttgtggtggagcaggcgttcggccgcctcaaggggaggtggcggagcataggcgtgcgcctggagctggccgaagaaaacatcccttcggtcatcagtgcttgcgtcatcctgcacaacatctgcgaaaccaaggggcacgccatgctcgtggaggcggcggagcacaattctgttgagctggctactctgggcgagccctacgtcaatgaggccaatcgccacacccgggaagggcacaag ggcttcaacgtgcccgcctccgggctgtgtgccaggaggagcctgttgcagctgaggaggagcagcacccagcagaggagggcagtggggagggaggcccccctcctgaggcggcccccccagagcaacctccctgcagcccacccaccgcaccacctg gtgatggagctgctgtggctgTGA